One Candidatus Flexicrinis proximus DNA window includes the following coding sequences:
- a CDS encoding SH3 domain-containing protein: MTDCTAIVRGIPHIPSVTEVNVRSGPGTNFDVAFTVPVGMDSLKILDVAIDAEGKAKDGKVYQWFKLIFHGGAVGYVRDDLLDLIGECGPQGYDTYGERTFAFTQNRSGSEQPRPLDPSPTDPNTGKTFDILSPDRIRRAAFGITNAFEGKGYPTYQNFDSGIVSYGRFQFTLAAGSLGTVCRRYCERSLTPTADEVRTNYLARILARDSQLRQDTRLRDLLIAAAEEDVMKQSQNEVATEGFWDRMLALSARPRNIQLPLSLAMLFDIAVNFGVMHGLLTRAEDELGVPQRSRVNDNGVSEQQIIVQLADIRKRSHDRQAERDKLPGLKVRGDFWVSMVVNGDWNLAGDTNGNILVKGRPLQVRNPSE; this comes from the coding sequence ATGACAGACTGCACCGCGATTGTACGCGGGATTCCACATATCCCATCGGTGACTGAGGTAAACGTTCGTAGCGGGCCCGGCACGAATTTCGACGTTGCGTTCACCGTACCGGTCGGTATGGACAGCCTTAAGATCCTGGACGTGGCGATCGACGCCGAAGGTAAGGCGAAAGACGGCAAGGTTTACCAATGGTTCAAACTGATCTTTCACGGCGGCGCGGTCGGTTATGTCCGCGATGACCTGCTTGACCTGATCGGTGAGTGCGGACCACAGGGTTATGATACCTATGGTGAGCGCACTTTTGCTTTCACGCAGAACCGGAGCGGGAGCGAACAGCCCCGTCCCCTTGATCCTTCGCCTACCGATCCGAATACGGGCAAGACATTCGATATCCTGAGTCCCGACCGGATCCGCAGGGCGGCATTTGGAATCACCAACGCATTTGAGGGGAAAGGTTATCCGACATACCAGAATTTCGACAGTGGGATCGTCAGTTACGGGCGTTTTCAGTTTACACTGGCGGCGGGAAGCCTGGGTACAGTTTGCCGGCGCTACTGCGAGCGGTCGCTGACTCCCACCGCCGATGAGGTGCGTACGAACTATCTGGCACGGATTCTCGCGCGGGACTCTCAACTGCGCCAGGACACACGACTGCGAGACCTGCTCATCGCAGCAGCGGAAGAAGATGTGATGAAGCAGTCCCAGAATGAAGTGGCGACCGAGGGCTTCTGGGACAGAATGCTGGCGCTCAGCGCGCGGCCTCGCAACATACAATTACCCTTGAGCCTGGCGATGCTGTTCGACATCGCAGTGAACTTCGGTGTAATGCATGGCCTTCTGACGCGTGCCGAGGATGAATTGGGAGTGCCTCAGCGCAGCAGGGTGAATGACAACGGCGTGAGCGAACAACAGATAATTGTGCAGCTTGCAGACATCCGCAAGCGCAGTCACGATCGCCAGGCCGAGCGCGACAAGCTGCCCGGACTGAAAGTTCGGGGCGACTTCTGGGTCTCGATGGTGGTCAATGGCGACTGGAACCTCGCAGGGGACACAAACGGCAATATCCTGGTAAAAGGACGCCCGCTGCAGGTCCGCAATCCATCGGAGTAG
- a CDS encoding tryptophan-rich sensory protein, producing the protein MGSNKFRQLANILALSAVIAFNAISQALPLNGQTSAMIANRYPDMLYFPANYAFSIWGIIYTFLTVFIVYQALPSQRENPVFKRIGYLFVVSSAFNIAWLTCFHFNAFPLSMVMMILLLGTLLTIYIRLGIGAEPVSRAVKWCVHIPFSLYIGWITAATITNAGYVLVDAGWNGFGVDAQTWAIIMLVVTGVVALGMVYFRRDIAYGAVIVWAVTAIASRHADVTAVQTVALGVSAITVAAVAIVAIRWMNEYRLGWSM; encoded by the coding sequence ATGGGCAGTAACAAGTTCAGACAGCTCGCGAATATCCTCGCGCTTAGTGCTGTAATCGCTTTCAACGCTATCTCGCAGGCACTTCCTCTCAATGGCCAGACCAGCGCCATGATCGCAAATCGCTATCCGGATATGCTCTACTTCCCGGCAAACTATGCATTCAGCATCTGGGGAATTATCTATACGTTCCTGACGGTATTTATCGTCTACCAAGCCCTTCCGAGCCAGCGTGAGAATCCAGTGTTCAAGCGCATCGGTTACCTCTTCGTCGTCAGCAGCGCGTTCAATATTGCTTGGCTGACATGCTTCCACTTCAACGCGTTTCCGCTAAGTATGGTCATGATGATTCTGCTGCTTGGTACGCTGCTCACGATTTACATCCGGCTTGGGATCGGCGCAGAACCGGTGAGCCGCGCGGTGAAATGGTGTGTACACATCCCGTTTAGCCTCTACATCGGCTGGATCACCGCCGCAACTATCACCAATGCGGGATATGTCCTCGTGGATGCGGGTTGGAACGGTTTTGGCGTGGATGCTCAAACCTGGGCGATCATCATGCTTGTTGTCACCGGTGTCGTGGCCCTAGGTATGGTCTACTTCCGGCGTGACATCGCCTACGGTGCCGTGATCGTATGGGCCGTGACTGCAATTGCCTCTCGGCATGCAGATGTGACCGCTGTGCAGACTGTGGCGCTCGGCGTGAGCGCGATTACCGTCGCGGCTGTTGCGATCGTGGCTATCCGTTGGATGAATGAGTACCGGCTCGGCTGGTCAATGTAG
- the udk gene encoding uridine kinase produces MSDQRSEAIPFTIGVAGGTGSGKTTAAMSIIERVGSDKIAYLQHDAYYKDLRHLSPDKRASINFDHPDSLDTPLMIEHVKMLQAWQSVEIPVYDFTTDSRTNQTRHIEPHPIILVEGILIFAEPDLRDLLDFKIFVDTDADIRFIRRLKRDIIERGRTVDSVIGQYLRTVRPMHLEFVEPSRRYADIIIPQMGFDHPAIDMVADRIRMVAARGSIR; encoded by the coding sequence ATGAGCGACCAGCGCAGCGAAGCTATACCGTTTACGATCGGTGTGGCAGGCGGAACGGGCTCCGGCAAGACGACAGCCGCGATGTCGATCATAGAACGGGTCGGCAGCGACAAGATCGCATACCTCCAACACGACGCCTATTACAAAGACCTCCGTCATCTTTCGCCAGACAAGCGCGCATCTATAAACTTCGATCACCCGGACTCGCTTGACACTCCGCTGATGATCGAGCACGTCAAGATGCTCCAGGCATGGCAGTCAGTTGAAATCCCGGTCTACGACTTTACAACCGATTCTCGCACCAACCAGACTCGTCACATTGAACCCCACCCAATCATCCTGGTTGAAGGTATTCTGATCTTTGCCGAACCTGACTTGCGTGACCTGCTCGACTTCAAGATATTCGTCGATACCGACGCAGATATCCGGTTTATCCGTCGACTGAAGCGTGACATCATTGAACGTGGACGAACCGTAGACTCGGTCATTGGACAGTATCTTCGCACCGTACGCCCCATGCACCTCGAATTCGTCGAACCCAGCCGCCGCTATGCGGATATCATTATTCCGCAGATGGGTTTTGATCACCCGGCAATCGACATGGTCGCGGATCGCATCCGGATGGTCGCGGCACGCGGTTCTATCAGATAA
- a CDS encoding NAD-binding protein: MEPFEESQRQIRTAVIALLVILPCGIFGYMLLEQMSLLDAVWMTVITLTTIGYGDIVPQSPIGRIFTLFLIVIGIGVFVFAAQASLNVLFSPELSRSRQRRRADRKVARMRQHFVICGEGEMVNRSVEFMIQRARARLDNNRRSTLFRPFTPTLLDLLVVVTKNSRMANKLRHDGLTVIDGDPTDEATLQRSGIDRAQALMAMEDTDTETLLTVLTANSRNPELHITAAAHDLAFAQKMLRAGASSVIPPFEVAAQFLNSITFRPAVSEFFSSILFDNTLDSAHIVQIFMYDDSPWIGKTLGSLGLRDRYGAAAIGIRREDGTFEYVPGDDYVLAEEVVLLVVCQTAYITDLQNDSRQGTQFRPHPATWQRLVNTEAETNALTSYTAKESEREAAAVTKHYVICAGGMVARSALRKLSPERPFVIISHDHQLTESLLKRGFRVIQGKPTDEAVLIRAGIYRALALMVAIDDRAESVLTTLTARTLNKHLLITASADNDDLVAKLYRAGADRVINPYRIAAQFMLLATTRPVVSDFIQYVLYNRLTRLETAELYIENDSPWVGRTIGELGLTEGYAARIIGVRLSDLSFIYAPPESFMISNGIVVLAVTSMDRFDALREYAYGSASRRPQSLRTTRPVPFAHRAGVIQSLS; this comes from the coding sequence ATGGAACCTTTCGAGGAGTCGCAGCGACAAATTCGCACTGCCGTTATTGCGCTTCTGGTCATCCTGCCGTGCGGAATTTTCGGCTACATGCTGCTGGAGCAGATGAGTTTGCTGGACGCAGTGTGGATGACGGTCATTACCCTCACAACCATCGGGTATGGGGATATCGTACCGCAGTCGCCGATCGGGCGGATATTCACCCTCTTTTTGATCGTTATTGGGATTGGGGTCTTCGTATTCGCGGCCCAGGCATCGCTGAATGTCCTGTTCAGCCCGGAGTTGAGCCGTTCTCGTCAGCGCCGGCGAGCAGACCGGAAGGTGGCGCGGATGCGCCAGCATTTCGTAATCTGCGGCGAAGGCGAAATGGTCAACCGGTCGGTCGAGTTCATGATTCAGCGGGCAAGGGCGAGGCTAGACAACAACCGCCGGTCAACGCTGTTCAGGCCTTTCACCCCTACCCTATTGGACCTGCTGGTCGTGGTCACCAAAAACTCTCGAATGGCTAACAAACTGCGACACGATGGGTTGACCGTGATTGATGGCGACCCAACCGACGAGGCCACTCTCCAGCGTTCCGGGATTGACCGCGCGCAGGCGCTGATGGCGATGGAAGATACCGACACAGAAACACTTCTCACGGTACTGACAGCAAACTCGCGGAATCCCGAACTGCACATCACGGCCGCTGCACACGACCTTGCATTCGCGCAGAAGATGCTGCGGGCGGGAGCCAGCAGCGTAATTCCACCGTTTGAAGTCGCTGCGCAATTCCTGAACTCCATCACCTTCCGTCCCGCCGTAAGTGAGTTCTTCTCGTCGATCCTGTTTGACAATACGCTGGACAGCGCCCATATCGTCCAGATATTCATGTACGACGACTCGCCGTGGATCGGCAAGACCCTTGGATCTCTTGGTTTGCGCGACCGCTATGGTGCAGCAGCCATTGGCATCCGCCGGGAAGACGGCACGTTCGAGTACGTACCGGGAGACGATTATGTACTCGCAGAGGAAGTCGTGCTGCTGGTCGTGTGTCAGACCGCCTATATCACTGACTTGCAGAACGATTCGCGACAGGGAACCCAATTCCGACCGCATCCAGCAACATGGCAGCGACTCGTGAATACTGAGGCGGAAACAAATGCGCTGACCAGTTATACAGCGAAAGAGTCAGAGCGCGAAGCAGCAGCAGTGACAAAACACTATGTGATTTGTGCCGGCGGAATGGTGGCACGCAGCGCGCTCCGTAAGTTGTCACCCGAACGTCCCTTTGTGATCATCAGTCACGATCACCAATTGACAGAAAGCCTGCTCAAACGCGGATTTCGTGTCATTCAAGGGAAGCCAACCGACGAAGCGGTCTTGATTCGGGCAGGGATCTATCGCGCGTTGGCGCTCATGGTCGCAATTGATGACCGCGCGGAGAGCGTCCTTACGACACTGACGGCTCGGACTTTAAACAAGCATCTGTTGATTACGGCGTCTGCTGACAATGACGATCTGGTGGCGAAGCTGTATAGAGCTGGAGCGGACCGCGTGATCAACCCATACAGGATTGCCGCGCAGTTCATGCTGCTGGCTACGACCAGACCAGTCGTTAGCGACTTTATTCAGTATGTGCTATACAATCGCCTTACACGGTTAGAGACGGCCGAGCTTTACATTGAGAACGACTCGCCGTGGGTCGGTCGCACAATAGGTGAACTCGGATTAACTGAGGGCTACGCTGCCAGAATTATTGGCGTAAGATTGTCTGACCTGAGTTTCATTTATGCGCCGCCAGAGTCATTCATGATTAGTAACGGGATCGTTGTGCTTGCTGTGACGTCGATGGACCGCTTCGACGCACTGCGCGAATATGCATACGGCAGCGCAAGCCGACGTCCTCAATCGTTACGAACTACCCGTCCCGTGCCATTTGCCCATCGCGCCGGGGTTATTCAGTCGTTATCATAG
- a CDS encoding response regulator — protein MSEKILVVDDDVESLKLISLMLKRQGYDVAIANSGSQALAKATTEIPNLIILDVMMMDMDGYEVCRRLRGNPETRPIPIIMFTAKTLIDDKVAGFEAGADDYLTKPTHPAELASRIKAVLARNQTSSQSVRPQGVAVGVIGAKGGIGTTTVAVNLAAGHQLNKMRPILVDFRLGAGHAGLSLGLQKLDGMVNVISKPVGEIKAPLLMQNLVTHSSGLRVLAASPDPREAQMKFTPDAATAIVKGLKGHRQSDRYRSRRRV, from the coding sequence ATGTCCGAAAAAATACTTGTCGTAGACGACGATGTGGAAAGCCTGAAGCTAATCAGCCTGATGCTGAAGCGTCAAGGTTATGATGTTGCCATCGCCAATTCGGGATCACAGGCGCTGGCCAAAGCAACGACTGAAATACCCAACCTCATCATTCTGGATGTCATGATGATGGATATGGACGGCTATGAGGTTTGCCGCCGCCTTCGCGGTAACCCAGAGACCCGACCCATCCCGATCATCATGTTTACGGCAAAAACCCTTATCGATGATAAGGTGGCGGGCTTCGAGGCCGGTGCCGACGATTATCTCACCAAACCGACGCATCCAGCCGAACTTGCAAGTCGAATCAAGGCGGTATTGGCGCGCAACCAGACCAGCTCACAGAGCGTGCGTCCGCAAGGTGTCGCAGTCGGCGTCATCGGTGCAAAGGGCGGAATCGGCACGACGACCGTCGCAGTCAATCTCGCCGCAGGGCATCAATTGAACAAGATGCGCCCAATTCTCGTCGACTTTCGACTGGGCGCGGGTCACGCGGGGCTTTCGCTCGGCTTGCAGAAGCTGGACGGGATGGTCAATGTCATCTCCAAGCCGGTTGGCGAGATCAAGGCGCCGCTGCTGATGCAGAACCTCGTCACCCATAGCAGCGGACTGCGCGTGCTGGCGGCATCGCCGGATCCGCGCGAGGCACAGATGAAATTCACGCCGGATGCTGCGACGGCGATTGTCAAGGGGTTGAAAGGGCATCGGCAATCCGATCGTTATCGATCTCGGCGCCGGGTATAG
- a CDS encoding GAF domain-containing sensor histidine kinase has translation MADAVQQLENYRRILEISKQLNSTLEYRALLQQIVAAVVEVLRVEAATIMLMDPSTGELRFEIASNLRPQETEKIIVPMEGSIAGWIATHGEPRVIEDVSKEPIHFRQVDTVTAFETRNLLGVPLKTHTKVIGVLQAVNKPSGTFTGEDVNLLTILASQAGVAIENARLFMQSDFISEIVHELRTPLAALKASTSLLKRPNLPPEKRAEVHNLLEEETDRLIHLTSDFLDLSRLESGRAEMDLAPFELANLIRDCVTIVEPQAGTRNVAVVSDIDPLVAFGDKGKLKQVLLNLLTNAIKYNRPAGEVRVSAFGVGNGFAQIDVTDTGHGISPDNLPNMFRKFFRVADTAGTVQGTGLGLAISKHIVESHGGAIWVTSTPGVGSKFSFTLPIK, from the coding sequence ATGGCCGATGCAGTACAACAGCTTGAGAACTACCGCCGCATTCTGGAGATCAGCAAACAGCTGAATTCGACTTTGGAGTATCGCGCGCTGCTTCAGCAGATCGTCGCGGCGGTTGTCGAGGTATTGCGGGTCGAAGCGGCAACAATCATGCTGATGGACCCCAGCACAGGTGAATTGCGCTTCGAGATCGCGTCTAACCTGCGCCCACAGGAAACCGAGAAGATTATCGTCCCCATGGAGGGAAGCATTGCGGGCTGGATCGCAACACACGGCGAGCCGCGCGTGATTGAAGATGTAAGCAAGGAGCCGATTCACTTTCGGCAGGTCGACACGGTAACGGCGTTTGAGACCCGCAACCTACTGGGTGTTCCCCTGAAGACCCACACAAAGGTGATCGGGGTACTTCAGGCGGTCAATAAGCCAAGTGGAACGTTTACGGGCGAAGACGTCAACCTGCTGACCATTCTGGCCAGCCAGGCCGGTGTAGCGATTGAAAACGCCAGGCTATTCATGCAAAGCGATTTCATCAGCGAGATTGTTCACGAGCTGCGCACCCCGCTTGCCGCACTTAAGGCCAGCACATCTCTCCTAAAGCGCCCTAACCTCCCGCCGGAGAAACGCGCAGAAGTTCACAATCTGTTGGAAGAGGAAACTGATCGGCTAATCCATCTCACGTCGGATTTTCTGGATCTATCCCGCCTCGAGTCTGGGCGTGCTGAGATGGACCTCGCGCCCTTCGAACTTGCGAATCTGATCCGGGACTGTGTAACGATCGTCGAGCCGCAGGCAGGCACTCGCAATGTTGCGGTTGTCTCGGACATCGATCCGCTTGTCGCGTTCGGCGATAAAGGCAAATTGAAGCAGGTGCTACTCAACCTGCTGACCAACGCAATCAAGTACAATCGGCCGGCCGGAGAGGTGCGCGTCAGTGCGTTTGGCGTGGGGAACGGTTTTGCCCAGATCGATGTAACTGATACAGGTCATGGGATCAGCCCTGATAACCTGCCGAACATGTTTCGCAAGTTCTTCCGTGTGGCCGATACCGCCGGGACGGTCCAAGGGACAGGGCTGGGGTTGGCGATCAGCAAGCACATCGTCGAAAGCCACGGCGGCGCGATTTGGGTGACAAGTACGCCGGGGGTCGGATCGAAGTTCTCGTTTACGCTGCCGATAAAGTAG
- a CDS encoding alcohol dehydrogenase catalytic domain-containing protein produces MRAVVLSDQLVVSNNWPEPVIKAGQALIRIRRVGICNTDLELIKGYMNFRGILGHEFVGEVIDGPSEWKGKRVVGEINVTCGHCDMCRRGYHTQCRNRVTVGIDRHDGAMSDLMALAVANLHAVPDTVSDDHAVFVEPLAAALQILECEPISPNAEVVLVGAGKLGLLCAQVLRLTGIRVRAVVRRPQVAELLLKWGIEPVQTDDLPRRHADVVIDCTGTREGFDTALGLVRPRGTIHLKSTYTGLPQADLTRVVVDEIRVVGSRCGPFPVALRLLERGLVDVESMIAARYLLDNAQNALEHAAEPGTLKVLLDL; encoded by the coding sequence ATGCGTGCTGTTGTCCTTTCCGACCAGCTCGTCGTCTCAAACAACTGGCCCGAACCTGTGATCAAGGCTGGACAAGCCCTGATCAGGATTCGCCGTGTAGGAATCTGCAATACGGATCTTGAGCTGATCAAAGGCTATATGAATTTCCGCGGCATTCTCGGCCACGAGTTTGTCGGTGAGGTGATTGACGGCCCCTCCGAATGGAAGGGTAAGCGAGTTGTAGGTGAGATTAACGTGACCTGCGGCCACTGCGATATGTGCCGTCGCGGGTACCACACGCAGTGCCGCAATCGCGTGACGGTAGGAATTGACCGCCACGACGGGGCGATGTCCGACTTGATGGCCCTTGCTGTCGCAAATTTGCATGCGGTGCCGGATACGGTTTCCGACGACCATGCGGTCTTCGTCGAACCGCTTGCTGCAGCCCTGCAAATTTTAGAGTGTGAGCCGATCTCCCCCAACGCCGAAGTGGTTCTGGTGGGGGCGGGAAAACTCGGACTTCTGTGCGCGCAGGTTCTGCGCCTTACCGGGATTCGCGTGAGGGCCGTAGTCAGGCGCCCGCAGGTTGCCGAGCTGCTTCTCAAATGGGGGATTGAGCCAGTGCAGACTGATGACTTGCCGCGCAGGCATGCCGACGTCGTCATCGATTGCACAGGCACGCGTGAGGGGTTCGACACCGCACTTGGACTGGTGCGCCCTCGTGGCACGATTCATTTGAAAAGCACCTATACCGGCTTGCCGCAGGCCGATCTTACGCGGGTGGTTGTGGATGAAATCCGGGTTGTAGGCAGCCGATGTGGTCCGTTTCCAGTTGCTCTGCGTTTACTCGAACGGGGACTTGTCGATGTCGAGAGCATGATTGCAGCCCGGTATCTGCTCGACAACGCGCAGAACGCCCTGGAGCACGCCGCCGAGCCAGGGACGCTCAAAGTGCTGCTGGATCTCTAA
- the secF gene encoding protein translocase subunit SecF: MFNLIEKRRYFFLISAAIILPGLLVMVYSILTTGEPFRLSIDFVGGSIYDLRFTEEVITEEALRGVFSRYDDSNLTVQRVVDSAGNERWSVRGQFLEQAASEDLLTDLNTLAPLDRESTRIERVSETIGAEVARAAFFAVLAGSIIVTLFIVIAFRTVPKALRYGICAIAAMIHDVLVVLGLASITSLFFGWEVDALFLTAVLTILAFSVQDSIVLFDRIRENIPLYLGEPYETIINRSIWETIHRSLATQLNAFFIMAAILLFGGETIKQFIFILFLGLVSGTYSSIFTAAPLLIAWEKGELPLVSRLGKLMPPPLPTE; the protein is encoded by the coding sequence ATGTTCAATCTGATCGAGAAACGGCGCTATTTCTTCCTCATCTCCGCGGCAATTATCCTGCCGGGGCTGCTTGTGATGGTCTATTCGATACTCACGACCGGCGAACCTTTTCGCCTCAGTATCGACTTTGTCGGAGGCAGCATTTATGACCTCCGTTTTACAGAAGAGGTGATCACCGAAGAAGCACTTCGCGGTGTGTTCTCCAGATACGACGACTCAAATCTCACGGTGCAGCGCGTTGTTGACTCGGCGGGAAACGAACGCTGGTCAGTGCGCGGCCAGTTCCTTGAGCAAGCTGCTTCTGAAGACCTCTTGACCGACCTCAACACGCTTGCACCGCTTGATCGCGAGTCGACGCGAATTGAGCGGGTCAGCGAGACGATCGGCGCGGAAGTCGCACGGGCGGCCTTCTTCGCCGTGCTGGCCGGTTCCATCATCGTCACGCTCTTCATCGTGATTGCGTTTCGAACGGTTCCCAAGGCGCTCCGCTATGGCATTTGCGCCATTGCAGCCATGATCCACGACGTTCTGGTTGTCTTAGGACTGGCCTCCATCACCAGCCTGTTTTTTGGCTGGGAGGTCGACGCGCTGTTCCTGACCGCAGTTCTCACGATCCTTGCCTTCAGCGTTCAGGACTCAATCGTCCTTTTTGATCGCATCCGAGAGAACATCCCCCTTTACCTCGGCGAGCCGTACGAGACGATTATCAATCGTAGTATCTGGGAAACCATCCACCGTTCGCTTGCGACCCAGCTAAACGCGTTTTTCATCATGGCCGCCATCCTGCTCTTTGGCGGTGAGACCATCAAGCAGTTCATATTCATCCTGTTTCTGGGCCTAGTCAGCGGAACCTACTCTTCGATCTTCACGGCGGCACCGCTCCTGATTGCATGGGAAAAGGGCGAGCTTCCGCTGGTCTCGCGCCTCGGAAAGCTGATGCCGCCGCCGCTCCCAACGGAATAG
- the secD gene encoding protein translocase subunit SecD has translation MNQHYRWLAIIVVLTAFCIWVASPASNGFSLDTDNDGTPEIVIKEQPLGLDLVGGVRVLLEAALPVSSFTREDLQRAADNVNRRVNGLGLTEATVQVQGDRRILVELPGVTDKAQAVETIKATALLEFVDFAGLGSGQVSALVDQRILTTAQDELIRAREETGDTTARAIAPILTNPRTGLPFQTVLTGADLKAASAQFDTNTGDFYIAVELTESGAATFATFTGQRVGEPLAIVLDSVLLSAPIIQSQLSNQFVIEGNYTQETASTLALQLRSGALPIPLREEAVTDVGATLGQQSVNLSIRAGVIGVLVVLSFMLLYYRVPGVAAALALLVFVLLNIAAYKLLPVTLTLPAITGFLISVGTAVDGNILIFERIKEELRAGKPLGAALDNGFARAWGSIRDSNTSTIIMCAVLFFFGQTPGASVVSGFAITLILGLVINLFTATVVTRSFLYILAQWLQKPLAERKWLLGA, from the coding sequence ATGAATCAGCATTATCGATGGCTGGCTATCATTGTAGTGTTGACGGCCTTCTGTATCTGGGTGGCATCACCTGCGTCGAACGGCTTCTCGCTTGATACCGACAATGACGGGACTCCCGAAATCGTTATCAAGGAACAGCCGCTGGGGCTTGACCTCGTGGGCGGCGTCCGTGTGCTTCTCGAAGCCGCACTTCCGGTAAGTTCATTTACCCGCGAGGATTTGCAGCGCGCGGCTGACAATGTGAATCGGCGTGTAAATGGGCTTGGCTTAACGGAAGCGACTGTCCAAGTCCAGGGTGACCGCCGAATCCTGGTTGAACTCCCTGGCGTTACGGATAAAGCTCAGGCCGTCGAAACCATAAAAGCTACGGCACTGCTTGAATTCGTCGACTTTGCCGGACTCGGTAGCGGTCAGGTCAGCGCGCTCGTTGATCAGCGGATCCTGACCACAGCGCAGGACGAACTCATCCGCGCACGGGAAGAGACCGGCGATACCACCGCACGCGCCATCGCACCCATACTCACCAATCCGCGAACGGGTCTTCCGTTTCAAACGGTGCTGACCGGCGCCGATCTGAAGGCGGCGTCCGCGCAGTTCGATACGAATACGGGCGACTTCTATATCGCCGTCGAACTTACCGAATCCGGAGCGGCCACGTTTGCGACGTTTACCGGCCAGCGCGTCGGCGAACCGCTCGCCATCGTCTTGGATAGTGTTCTGCTTTCCGCGCCGATCATACAGTCACAGCTGAGCAATCAATTCGTGATTGAAGGGAATTATACGCAGGAGACCGCCTCCACGCTGGCCCTTCAGCTCCGCTCTGGCGCGCTTCCAATCCCCCTCCGTGAGGAAGCCGTCACCGATGTTGGTGCAACCCTCGGCCAGCAGTCCGTAAACCTGAGCATTCGCGCTGGCGTAATCGGCGTGTTGGTCGTCCTTTCCTTTATGCTCCTCTACTATCGTGTCCCCGGTGTTGCGGCCGCTCTGGCGCTGCTGGTCTTCGTCTTGCTGAACATCGCGGCCTACAAGCTGCTTCCCGTTACACTGACCCTTCCTGCCATCACAGGCTTCCTGATCTCGGTTGGGACGGCGGTTGATGGCAACATTCTGATCTTTGAACGCATCAAGGAAGAACTCCGCGCTGGCAAGCCGCTCGGCGCTGCCCTAGACAATGGGTTTGCCCGTGCATGGGGTTCCATCAGGGACTCAAACACGTCCACCATTATCATGTGCGCTGTCCTGTTCTTCTTCGGCCAGACCCCGGGAGCAAGCGTCGTCAGCGGCTTCGCCATTACGCTCATTCTGGGTCTCGTCATTAACCTATTCACGGCGACAGTCGTGACTCGCTCATTCTTGTACATTCTCGCCCAGTGGTTGCAGAAGCCGCTGGCCGAGCGTAAGTGGCTGCTCGGCGCGTAG
- the yajC gene encoding preprotein translocase subunit YajC, which yields MGEWAALAFVMALVLAGYWSLVIFPKQREFSKRQKFARTLAEGDEVITAGGIIGRVLEIRGTEGYALVEIAPGIVVRAVTASLLEPFDPEELAMNARMGLRDDDVASGEPAGSPHQKGSV from the coding sequence ATGGGAGAATGGGCTGCGCTTGCGTTCGTGATGGCGCTGGTGTTAGCAGGCTATTGGTCGCTCGTGATCTTCCCCAAGCAGCGCGAATTCAGCAAACGGCAGAAATTCGCGCGTACTTTAGCGGAAGGTGACGAGGTAATCACTGCTGGCGGCATCATTGGTCGTGTGCTGGAAATTCGCGGCACGGAAGGTTACGCGCTGGTCGAAATTGCTCCCGGCATTGTCGTTCGGGCAGTAACAGCCTCGCTTCTTGAACCATTTGATCCTGAAGAGTTAGCCATGAACGCGCGGATGGGTCTGCGTGACGACGACGTCGCCTCCGGTGAACCCGCGGGCAGCCCGCATCAGAAAGGCAGCGTATGA